In a genomic window of Glycine max cultivar Williams 82 chromosome 13, Glycine_max_v4.0, whole genome shotgun sequence:
- the LOC102668355 gene encoding uncharacterized protein, whose protein sequence is MNILVPSRKDKERHLAKFLDIFKKLEIPLPFGEALQQMPLYAKFLKDTLTKKNWYIHNDKIVVEGNCSAVIQGILPPKHKDPGVVTIPCSISEVAVGKSLTDLGASINLMPLSMCRQLGELEIMPTRMTLLLADRSITRPYRAIEDVLVKVKHLIFPADFVVIDIEEDANIPLILGRPFMSTTSCVVDMGKKMLQMGIEDEKINFYLSHEDKDPPSQNVWLKVHVMEERRPKKKVLEVGTLLDPG, encoded by the coding sequence ATGAACATATTGGTACCCTCCCGGAAAGATAAAGAGCGTCATTTGGCCaaatttcttgatatcttcaagaaattggaaATTCCTTTGCCTTTTGGAGAAGCACTTCAgcaaatgcccctctatgccaaatttttgaaGGATACGCTAACCAAGAAGAACTGGTACATCCATAATGACAAAATTGTTGTGGAGGGTAACTGTAGTGCTGTCATTCAAGgtatccttccacccaagcacaaagatcctggagtTGTCACGATACCGTGTTCTATCAGCGAGGTTGCTGTAGGCAAATCTCTCACAGATCtgggagctagtatcaacttaatgcctctctccatgtgccGACAACTTGGAGAGCTGGAAATAATGCCCACACGCATGACCCTCCTGTTAGCTGACCGCTCCATCACAAGGCCATATAGAgccattgaagatgttttggtgaaggttaAGCACCTTATATTTCCAGCTGATTTCGTTGTCATAGATATAGAAGAGGATGCTAacattcctctcattcttggccgcccattcatgtctactACAAGCTGCGTGGTAGACATGGGAAAGAAGATGCTGCAAATGGGCATAGAAGATGAGAAGATCAACTTTTATTTGTCCCATGAGGACAAAGATCCACCTAGCCAAAATGTCTGGCTGAAAGtgcatgtgatggaggaaaggAGACCTAagaagaaggtccttgaagtAGGAACCTTGTTAGATCCTGGATAA